aaatggagtagggaaacatttggtgatatcttcaagAAATTAgctattttggaggacattgttagggtgaaggagatgttgtttgaagaagagcctacaactgagaataagattgtgcttcaaaaggctcaatctgAATTGAAAAAATACTTAAGTATTGAGGAGCAGTATTGAAAGCAAAAAGCTGGGATGACttggtttgctgaaggagataggaatacaagtttctttcacaatcatgtcaatggcaaaagaaagaaattgcaactgaagaggatcaaaagtGGCAGTGGGGTATGGATTGAAGACCAGGAGAAATTGGCTACAGCTGCAGTGGACTTCTATCAAAAACAGTTCACAAATGAAGGTGATGCTTCTGAATTTTCATTGCTCAATAACGTACCTTCAATGGTCACTATGGATCAGAATTTGGAACTTagcagattgccaacaattgaagaagtaaggCAGCAGTTTTTGAGCTTAGTGAGGAGAGTGCTAGTGGTCCTCATGGATTCACTGGcttgttttatcaaacatgctggAATGTTATTGGTGTtgatatacacaacatggtgctacacttctatggaggagatgcattgcctaaatccatcactcacaccaatctagtgttgctgcccaagaaacctagagttgagaccttctctgacttaagacctattagtttgagTAACTTTATTAATAAGGTtttgtctagggtgttacatgatAGATTGGAGAGTTTTTTTTCATCTCTAATAACTACTAATCAATCCAGATTTGTAAAGGCtaggagtatatttgagaacatcttattgactcaagaaattgtcactgacataaggttaaggggaaagccagctaatgtggtgatcaagcttgatatggctaaggcATATGATAAGGtttcatggaagtacttattgcATGTGCCAATAAAGATGGGATTTTCTGAACATttcatcaacatggtgtggaacttgatgtcaaataactggtattcagtattggtgaatgggcagtcctcagggttctttaagtcgacaaggggtgtgaaacaaggggatcccctatctccagcattgttcattctgtcagctgaggtactttctaggtctttgaataagctctttgaagacaagtcatttgtAGGATTTGGAATGCTTAAGTGGTCTGATCCTTTAAACTACttggcatatgctgatgatacgataatctttgcatctgctcatcctccatctttgagcaagattatggcagtgttggggaactatgagaagatatcaggtcagatgatcaacaaagataagagttcatactacatgcattcaaaggttgctaatggattgtttcaggtagttggagctattacagaatttgcaagaggtaaattccccttcacatatctagggtgtcctattttttTACTAGAAGGAGGAAGGGCTATTATGAGGATCTTATCAAGAATGTGAAGTctaaattgcattcatggaaagAAAAGTTGctgtcatttggaggaaaggaaacactcatctctagtgtgttgcaaaatatgccagttcacatgttatcagtccttgatccaccaaacaacatcctggggcatctacataagacttttgctaggtttttttggagcacaaaggaagaagggagaagcagacactgggcttcatggcaaaatctttgccttcctaaagaggaagggggcctaggttttaggtccttaaatgatgtctcaagggcactgtttgctaaactatggtgggggtttaggaccacaaaatctttgtggtctaatttcatgtggaataagtattgcaagaaggagctaccaatagtggtgcattttaggggagggtctcatgtttggagacaaatgctgaatcctagggaagaagtagaacatgagatcgtatAGGAATTGAAGAAtggaacaactaatatttggcatgaaaattggactggattgggtgcactttatcacgtatttcctgaagactttccaatcaatgaaggttttcaggaggtggcagaactgcgGCAAAGGGAAGCATGGGATGATTagctgctagatcaaactttcaatgaagaaattgcagaacatataaggcaAAATGTGCATTATGAAGGCAATGAGGGATATTGGGATAGGCCATACTAGATGCCAACTCAttcaggcaagttcagtgttagcagtgcttggcaaatattaaggcataaagctgatcctaatcaggaattcaagttaatgtggattaaaagtttgccattcaagatatccttcttcttgtggagattgtgAAGGCGGAAAATAGCCATCTatgacatgtggaggaggcaagggAAAATGGTGATGTCTAagtgttggtgttgtcagcaaccccaagaggaatccattgagcatatatttgtcacaagtcctactgcctctaaggtatggaacttgttcatgggggctgctggaatttttgtgcaattgattcaattgaagcagattataaggcattggtggtatgctcaatgttgtccaaaattaaagccactatttcaagcagtaccaACTATCATCATTGGGAgctttggaagagaagaaatgcaggtaaacatggtggttcaatgtccacaaatagggtgattcattaGATAAATATGATATTGCATCAACTGGcaagggtgaggtatgcttggatccctaatattccattgttatggccagacatgattcaatactttgaaggatataaacctatattgatcactacaagagtaacatggcaacttccttttcatggttggtacaaatgtaatactgatggagcttcaaagggcaatcctggacctagctccctaggcttttgtgtgagggatgatgaaggtgatatggtgtatgctagggcagtagacctggGAGTGACAACTAATGTGGTAGCTTAAGCTAAGGCAATTCTCCAAGGATTAGAATATTGTGTGAAGCATGATCTTCACCCTCTCATActggagactgattcattggtgatgaagaaggcgatAGAGGGGGAATGAGATCCTCCTTGAGTAATTGCACAGGATGTGAaaaaaattatagagatgaacgacaacttcaatgtgatctttcaacatgtgttcagagaaggcaactcagtggcagattttatagctaacattgtgttctcttttataggtacatctgagtttcattcattctccaaactgcctagtgcagggaggaggttgatcaatctagacaaatctcaatcacctaaccttagggttaggatagcaaagagaagtaccccagactgatggcttcaTAGGATTGGACTCTGCACAAACTGATATGTCCAAATACTAAGGAAAATGTTGAACTcatcatatggtatttttggagattgttgaatcatttctcagtggtattagcatgctttcatgctcaatctgaggatggtttagcaatgtttagaatgatgtctacattaaaggttctagtagggaaggatctgagcttacaagatcacaaaaatGCACAATTTCaaagcctggcctttgccttgcaaagcctgcttcattcctggcttttgccttgcaaagccagcctaaagccagctcatgcctgtcttttgccttgtaaagcctgcctaaagccagctcaagcctggcttttgccctgcaaagcctgcctaaagccagctcacacctggcttttgccttgcaaagcctgcctaaagccagctcatgcctggcctttgccttgcaaagcttgcctaaagccagctcaagcctggcttttgccttgcaaagcctgcctaaagccaggctcctcttctacatattaattttgatgagtgagcacatgattaatacttggacaaaatcagtccactgcatatggagatcatatagtagctatacttggaagactatgctggcttcaactctgtggtggagatgttgggaattcattttagcctatggacaatataccctggcacctggtgagagcttgataagtgctgcttggtattttccaatgacaattggattcacatacactaataggagaaggaagcattcaacttatcatgttgtaatatcaagttcattagattttagcttttctatctttttaatagctagtagcttcatgcaacttctattttggtttggacatcttgtaagctttggacctattttgggattttatttatatattagccactaggcaagTGCTGTCGAGTGGTATAGTTGCTTAAAAAAAAGTTATAACCTTAAGCATGCTCCTAAACCATAATTATGAATTATCACATAGTCATAGAATCAATTTGAAATATGGATAATAACTTCACATAATCCAAACAAGGCATAACTCAAGTCAACACTACCGGATACGGTCATGacctatctatatatatatatatatgcacatcaCCTTACATATACATGGCTGCTAAATCGGGCAACAAATAACAAATAGATCACCTATTGGAAGAATTTTCTCTTACACAgataggcaagagacttacctccacctGGTAAGCTTCAAACTTCCAAAATAGCCTTCCCTCTCAAATCAACCCAAACGACTtgaactcgaatctagtcaaatacaactcaataacgtAAGAGATTATCGCTAAAACAGTTTTATTCGACAATGCAGTTATAGAGATAGTATTATAACTGTATATTAGTTTCTTGTTTGGGTTCTTGGTGGAGAATGTGAGGTGGAGTTTTGCAAAATTCAGCCGAAAAGACAATGAGAGAGCTATTAATATTTGGAAAAATTTCACATAAGAACAACCAGGCTCccaactttttaattttatagcccatatttcaatttacaaccaactagcccgaaaataataTGTTAAGATTCAATAGCCAAATCCAATAGATTCTCAAAAttagtatttaatttttaaaaaagacTACTCAAGCTTTTAAGTTAATTTTTGAATCAGTAACTGTGActtaaattgtaacgacccggccggtcgttttgaggattagagccccaaacccctattaactgctttccccatatctaattctgctattgtgacttaccgggatgattggttttgagtttcggagtattttgggacacttagtccctaaatgagagcttaagtcttagaatttggaccgtagtcagaactatataAAGACGGATCCGGAATATAATTTCGtagactccgttagctccgttgagtgattttgagcttaggggcgcgtccagaatgtgttttgcaggtctgtagtagatttaggcttgaattggcgaaagttaaattttcggcgatttcggccgatagtggaaattttgatatcgagcttaGAATGGATTTCTGAAAGTGgatgtaggtttgtagtgtcatttgtgacctatgTGTAAAATTATTCGAACTAAATTTGACAtggttcggcatcgtttgtagaatttggaaaattctaagttcttaggcttgaatccgtacttaattcatgatttttggtattgttcgatgaggtttgaaggctcgactaagttcgtatggtattataggattggttggtaggtttggttgaggtcccgggggcctcgggtatgtttcgaatGCTTAACAAAATGAAATTGGatttaggaaaatctggtgcttttgctggttctgctgtaatcgcacatgcgcaaggATGCCCACATgtgcgagcaaattggcgcagaagcgggaaaatggaggagtgccaggggtcgcaggtgcgaggtgatttctgcatctgcgatgcccgcagatacgttaggggtcttcgcaggtgcgcaaggtctgcagaagcggaagggaattcTGCATGCGCGtacgcgcagatgcggccctttcatcgcaggtgcgaaggcagagggggtaagtgatttacgcagatgcgcacatttttccgcacaagcgcacccgcaggtgcgagccgaggctccgcaggtgtggaaatacctgggcagtggttaaaaccgaagggcttcacaatttttgtcatttttggactttgcaactctgtttagggcgatttttgagagcatttttgagagatttcttgaggtaagtccattgtgcttattttttatcaataatcatgcttccccatgtatttttccacctagttagtgtgtatttaaggtggaaattgggaattggaagctagggatttggaagtttaatttgtggatttggaggaccatttggtgtcgaattttagtaaatttgatggggttagactcatgagtgaacgggattttgtattttatgacttttacccaattctgagATGTGGACTCCACGggcgaattttgagttaatttcaaaattttcgttaaaatgttgatttcgttaattagatgagtctattattgttgtaattatgatatgtaattgcttttggctagatttgggccattcagagctggATATTTGTGGAAAGGgaattcttacggattgattgagcttgacttgaggtaagttgcttgcctaactttgtgtgggggaaattcccttaaaATTTGGAAcaattatgatatgtgagcgccgtgtacgtacacaggctagttgtggtaaaaccgatttttcttactgagcagcaacatgttttcctgttattttgagttataccaatttaatgagtactaatatattttcattcttaattgagttatttcaatatgtgtagctatcatgtttagtctaatacaacatgtctacgtgaattctgtgcaacatgcttagtgaatttcgtgcttcttccctgactgctacttagtctaaattgtaagaatttcgtaatgtagttgtatttctatcattcgcgctgcatatttactttgggactacggaacggtatttccgggagatccccctgtactgcatatttactttgggactacgggacggtatttcaggagatccccctgtactgcatatttactttgggactatggaatagtatttcgggagatccccctgtactgcatatttattttaggactaTGGAAtgttattccgggagatccccctgtactgcatatttactttaggactacggaacgctattctgggagatccccctacacatttacgtttgggactacgagacggtatctcgggagattccccatagtgatttctgtgtactgagttgttaccttctatgatttcaatATTGTTAAACtccagcctttattttattgcggtattacactctatatattatttttattatatatttaccagtaggactctgacctgacctcgtcactactcgaccgaggttaggcttggcacttactgggtaccgattgtggtatactcatgctactctctgcacatattttttgtgtgcagatctaggtgcaccttatcagccatACTATCAGTGagcgggacagctttggagacttcaaggtatatctgccacgtccgcagacctcggagtccccttctactctttctcatatccattatcttctgtattttccttgttagattctgatgtatagagacactagatttttccttctgtagtttatgattcacgatgttccgggttttgggatttgttatgtatttttgaataattggttaaatttatatttttatttcattattccgcaaaatgttaggcttacctagttatagagactaggtgccgtcacgacgtcacacaaaggggaaattgggtcatgacaagttggtatcagagctctaggttcataggtgtcatgagtcacaaaccaatttagtagagtctcgcagatcggtatggagatgtctgtacttatctttgggaggttatgaaactgttaggaaaatttcactactttgattccttgttgtgcgaaaattgttgacttcaaagattctaaacttctgtattctattctctcatagatggtgaggacacgtacaagcggatctgatgaccaggcacccgcgccccctgctagagccgcgagaggtcgtggccggggtagaggccgaggacatccacgtggtgcagGCAGAGCaaccgcacgagctgctacagaggagcccctagttggtcaagctggagggcagacacatgagatacctgttgctgcaccagccctccaggagactctagcccagtttctgagcatgttcagcaccttagctcatgcTAGATTggttccacttgctcctgccacatctcaggccaagggaggagcacagactcccatcgccggtactccagagcagtgggtttaggtcgaccaggttccagagattataccaatgcagtcggtagctccagctcagcccgaggttagggcagcaacttctgaggcagagcagctcagacttgagaggtacaagaagtaccacccacctactttcagcggattggctacagatgatgctcagggttttctggaggaatgtcatcgtattctccgtactatgggcgtagcggaaaTGAACGGGGTTTATTTTACcatattccagcttagaggagcagcctatcagtggtggcgtgcttatgagttgggtagtccggctgaggcagcttcacttacatggactcagttctcggacatgtttttgagagagtatgcccctcagagcctcaaggactcatggcgcgcggagtttgagtagttgctccagggtgctatgactgtgtcagagtatgcagttcgcttcagtgatttggcccgacatgcaccggccttagttgccacagttcgagagagggttcgactgtttattgagggtctccatcccaatacccggagtagtatggccagggaattggGGATGGATAtgtcttatcagcaggttgtgggtattgccaggagattcgagggcatgtttgcccgggatagagaggagagggaggccaagaggtctcgagaggctggttattatttGGAGCTCGTGTCCCAAcaactcgccatggtaggggttttgtgagccgccccgttcattcagctcttccagcctccagcggtgttccagctccttctagaccccaggagtcttattatgcaccgccagtatctagtgtgcctcctacacggggtgttccaagtggccagtccagcagacttggcccgagccagtcacaacagccacgccctcccaaaacttgttttgagtgtggcgacacttgccacatggtgagggattgtcccaggattaggaggggtgcacctccacagacttttcagccacatcgtgatccaccgggtcctcaggctatgattacagcaccagttgccaccccacctgctcaaccagctcgaggtggaggtcggggaggtagaggtcgccctagaggggaggccaggccagatattacgcacttcctgctcgtacagaggcagttgcttctgattctgtcattacaggtattgttccggtctgtcatagagatgcgtcggtattatttgacccaggctctacatattcttatgtgacctcttattttgctccgtatttaggcatatctcgggattctttgagttctcctatttatgtatccactcctgtgggagattctcttgttgtggaccgcgtgtatcggtcatgtttgattgctcttagtggttttgaaaccaaagccgatttattattgctcagcatggtggactttgatattattttgggcatggactggttgtcaccccattatgctattcttgattgtcacgctaaaaccgtgacgctggctatgccaggtttaccgcgattagagtggagaggtaccttagagtatactcccagtagagttatttcttttcttaaagctcaacgaatggttgagaagggatgtgacatgtatctagcttatgtgagagatgtcagtattgatatccctacagttgagtcagttccagtagagAGGGACTTTcgagatgtgtttccagctgatcttccgggcatgccgcccgacagattgattttggcattgatttgttgctgggcactcagcccatctctattcctccatatcgtatggctcctcctgaattgaaggagttgaaagagcagttacaagaattgcttgatgaaGGCTTCATtcgacctagtgtgtcaccttggggtgcccctatcttatttgtgaagaagaaggatggttctatacggatgtgtattgattaccgccagttgaacaaagtcacagtgaagaaaaGGTATCCATTGctacgtattgatgacttatttgatcagttacaaggtaccagagtgttttccaagattgacttaaggttatcatcagttaaagattcgggagccggatatcccgaagactgcttttaggaccagatatggtcactatgagtttcttgtgatgtcttttaggttgaccaatgccccaacagattttatgcacttgatgcacagtgtgttccggccctatcttgactcattcgtcattgtgtttattgacgacattctggtatactcccggagtcgggaggatcatgagcagcacctgaggactgcacttcagatcttgagagaaaataagttatatgcaaaattttcaaagtgtgagttttggctagactcaatagcattcttgggtcatatagtatcgagtgaggggatccaggtggatccgaagaagtttgaagcagtgcagagttggccagaccgtcctcagctatagagatccaaagttttcttggtttggcgggggtattaccgtcgctttgtagagagattctcatctattacagcacctatgactaggctgacccagaagggtgcttcgttcaggtggatagaggaatgtgaggagagctttcagaagctcaagacagctttgaccacagccccagtattggtattacctataggtttgGGGtcgtatactgtatattgtgatgcatcgcgtattggtctcggcgcggtgttgatgcaggacggtagggtgattgcctacgcgtccagacagttgaaggtgcacgaaaagaactatcctgtctatgaccttgagttagcagctattgttcatgccttgaagatatggcggcattatttgtacggtgttccttgtgagatttacaccgatcatcggagtttgcagcatctgtttaagcaaaaagatctaaacttacgtcagcggaggtggttgaagctacttaaggattatgatatcactattttgtaccaccctgggaaggccaatatggtggccgatgctttgagtcgtcggtcagagagtttggggagtttagcatatctaccagcaacagagaggccattggcgttggatgttcaggccttagccagccagtttgtgagattagatatttctgaaccgaatcgagtattggcttatgtggtctctcggtcttctctttatgatcgtatc
The DNA window shown above is from Nicotiana tomentosiformis chromosome 8, ASM39032v3, whole genome shotgun sequence and carries:
- the LOC138897710 gene encoding uncharacterized protein codes for the protein MTWFAEGDRNTSFFHNHVNGKRKKLQLKRIKSGSGVWIEDQEKLATAAVDFYQKQFTNEGDASEFSLLNNVPSMVTMDQNLELSRLPTIEEVRQQFLSLVRRVLVVLMDSLACFIKHAGIFVKARSIFENILLTQEIVTDIRLRGKPANVVIKLDMAKAYDKVSWKYLLHVPIKMGFSEHFINMVWNLMSNNWSLNKLFEDKSFVGFGMLKWSDPLNYLAYADDTIIFASAHPPSLSKIMAVVGAITEFARGFQEVAELRQREAWDD